Proteins found in one Populus alba chromosome 14, ASM523922v2, whole genome shotgun sequence genomic segment:
- the LOC118039662 gene encoding glutathione gamma-glutamylcysteinyltransferase 3, translated as MAVAGFYRRALPSPPAMEFASPEGKQLFTEALEGGTMNSFFKLISYYQTQSEPAYCGLASLAMVLNALAIDPGRTWKGPWRWFDDSMLDCCEPLVKIKEKGITFGKVACLAHCNAAKVETFRTNEITVDGFRRFVVSCNSSEDCYIISSYHRGAFKQTGSGHFSPIGGYHAGKDMVLILDVARFKYPPHWVPLELLWEAMNTIDKATGHHRGFMILSKLDKASSILYTLSCRHKGWSSVANYLSADVPHLLKSEDVKDVEEVLSLVFKSPPADLREFIKWVAEVRRQDDGGIILSEEEKGRLSIKEEVLKQVQGTQLFKYVTRWLISEISTCKAAISGRNNELPEIAASVCCQGAKLLTENFSSLDCVVFKKADVKFRKSDGEKPVTVVSGTVFTDGSEQGVDMLVPLTQTAASSLCDLDQNGCHGFHPSAGDVLSVLIFSLHQNTWSNIKDEKLQAEINSLVSIDNVPPLLQEEVLHLRRQLHFLTIDIGLASAS; from the exons atggcgGTGGCAGGTTTCTACAGGAGAGCGCTTCCTTCTCCTCCTGCCATGGAGTTCGCTTCTCCAGAAGGCAAG CAACTGTTCACTGAGGCACTTGAAGGAGGGACCATGAATtcgtttttcaaattaatatcttaCTATCAAACCCAGTCAGAGCCTGCCTACTGTGGACTTGCCAGCCTTGCCATGGTCTTAAATGCCCTAGCAATAGACCCTGGAAGAACATGGAAAG GCCCATGGAGATGGTTTGATGATTCAATGCTTGATTGTTGTGAACCCTTGGTTAAGATCAAAGAAAAAGGCATTACATTTGGGAAAGTTGCTTGCTTGGCTCATTGTAATGCAGCTAAAGTTGAAACTTTTAGGACAAATGAAATCACAGTTGATGGTTTTAGGAGATTTGTGGTTTCTTGTAATTCTTCAGAGGATTGTTATATCATTTCATCGTACCACAGAGGGGCTTTTAAACAG ACTGGAAGTGGTCATTTCTCCCCAATTGGAGGCTATCATGCTGGAAAGGATATGGTTCTTATCTTGGATGTTGCCAGATTCAAATACCCACCTCACTGGGTTCCTCTTGAACTTCTTTGGGAGGCTATGAATACTATCGATAAAGCAACAGGACATCATAGAGG GTTCATGATACTTTCAAAGCTTGACAAAGCATCATCTATTCTTTATACTTTG AGCTGTAGGCACAAGGGTTGGAGCAGTGTTGCCAATTACTTGAGTGCAGATGTTCCCCACCTTCTGAAATCAGAGGATGTAAAGGATGTTGAGGAAGTACTCTCTCTTGTGTTTAAATCACCACCTGCTGACCTCAGAGAGTTCATCAAATGGGTTGCAGAAGTTCGGAGACAGGATGATGGGGGTATAATCTTAAgtgaagaagagaaaggaaggctTTCCATCAAG GAAGAGGTGTTGAAACAAGTACAAGGGACTCAACTATTTAAATATGTGACCAGATGGTTGATTTCTGAAATTTCAACATGTAAAGCTGCCATTTCAGGCCGTAACAATGAATTGCCTGAAATTGCTGCAAGTGTCTGCTGCCAAGGAGCAAAACTTTTGACTGAAAATTTCAGTTCACTGGATTGTGTGGTCTTTAAGAAAGCAGATGTGAAATTTCGAAAAAGTGATGGTGAAAAGCCTGTAACAGTGGTGTCAGGAACTGTTTTTACTGACGGCTCTGAACAAGGTGTTGATATGCTGGTTCCTTTAACTCAGACAGCGGCCAGCAGTTTGTGTGATCTAGACCAGAATGGTTGCCATGGATTCCATCCGTCTGCTGGAGATGTTTTGTCAGTTCTCATATTTTCCCTACATCAAAATACGTGGTCCAATATTAAAGATGAGAAACTTCAGGCAGAAATCAATTCTCTGGTATCAATTGACAATGTCCCCCCTCTGCTTCAAGAGGAG GTTCTGCATCTACGGCGGCAGCTCCATTTCCTAACAATTGATATTGGCCTTGCATCTGCATCATGA